A part of Aquibium oceanicum genomic DNA contains:
- a CDS encoding right-handed parallel beta-helix repeat-containing protein: MRYAYAAGLAVLTSIWCGSATAETTLCTEITSVPVTIKAQGIYCFKKDLTSSVASGNIIQINASNVTIDMNGRKLGGFTAGANTQAVGIAATNRRNITLRNGTVQGFRRGIVIDGTTDSTGYVLEDLRIEGNTQTGIEVGGTNGIVRNNLVTNTGLASLVNNTAIGILLKDSSRAVVRGNLISYVLGTSQARGVSVNGSSMVEISDNTILDVGAAYGGNFGIHARDTTAITVAGNRLLNLVSNYTSIGFYESELVDGFDCYDNSTRGYQYGQSGCDFSVNNQFH, translated from the coding sequence ATGCGGTATGCATATGCAGCAGGCCTTGCAGTATTGACATCCATCTGGTGTGGCTCTGCCACGGCGGAAACGACCCTCTGTACCGAGATCACCTCGGTCCCCGTCACGATAAAGGCGCAGGGGATCTATTGTTTCAAGAAGGACCTGACGTCCTCTGTTGCCTCCGGAAACATCATCCAGATCAACGCCAGCAACGTCACCATCGACATGAATGGCCGCAAGCTGGGCGGGTTCACGGCCGGCGCGAACACACAGGCGGTGGGCATAGCGGCCACCAACAGGCGCAACATCACTCTGCGAAACGGCACGGTCCAGGGGTTCCGGCGCGGGATCGTCATCGACGGCACCACGGACTCGACGGGGTATGTCCTCGAGGACCTGCGGATCGAGGGCAACACACAGACGGGCATCGAAGTCGGTGGCACGAACGGGATCGTCCGCAACAATCTGGTCACGAACACCGGATTGGCATCGCTGGTGAACAATACCGCGATAGGTATCTTGCTCAAGGATTCCAGCCGGGCCGTCGTTCGCGGCAACCTGATCAGCTACGTCCTCGGGACGAGCCAAGCTCGCGGCGTGTCGGTGAACGGCAGCTCGATGGTGGAAATATCCGACAACACTATTCTTGATGTAGGCGCGGCTTATGGGGGCAATTTCGGAATCCATGCGAGGGATACCACCGCCATTACCGTGGCCGGCAATCGTCTGCTCAATCTGGTCAGTAACTATACTTCGATCGGCTTCTACGAATCCGAGCTTGTCGACGGATTCGACTGCTACGACAACTCCACGCGCGGCTATCAATATGGGCAGTCGGGCTGCGACTTCAGCGTGAACAACCAGTTCCACTGA
- a CDS encoding lipopolysaccharide biosynthesis protein → MRFSAATTAERLLPERLASAVQPWLRHADELFLATDERGEAGRMSVIAFAIRIVNAAIAFISQVLLARWMGSFEYGIFVLVWVTMIILGNLACFGFHTSVIRFIPEYRERGMWAEMRGILFASRVFTLLSSTAVAGVGLAGLWWFSPSLESYYVVPFYLGLICLPMITLSDTLQGISRANAWALSALSPTYLVRPILILLFMATALALGFSPDAKTAITAAILATYATTLWQLVTVSTRADQRAEPGPRRYLPRAWIAVSMPIFLVEGFFFLLTNADVLMVGRFMAPDDVAIYYAAVKTLALVHFVYFAVKTGAAQRYARISHGSGAEELSDFARETVSWTFWPSLFMALVVLAIGDPMLRLFGPGFEAGYPLLFVLVIGVVARAAVGPAESLLTMTGNQNVCAVVFAVTLALNVALNFALIPSYGLWGAALATSLAMVVEACALALVVWKKLGIVMMIFVPAHQNGKS, encoded by the coding sequence GTGCGTTTTTCCGCGGCAACGACAGCCGAGAGACTGCTGCCGGAGCGACTGGCTTCGGCGGTGCAGCCCTGGCTGCGCCATGCAGACGAGCTGTTCCTGGCCACCGACGAGCGCGGCGAAGCCGGCCGCATGTCGGTGATCGCCTTCGCCATCCGCATCGTCAACGCGGCCATCGCCTTCATCAGCCAGGTGCTTCTCGCCCGCTGGATGGGTTCGTTCGAGTACGGCATCTTCGTGCTGGTCTGGGTGACGATGATCATCCTCGGCAACCTCGCCTGCTTCGGCTTCCACACCTCCGTGATCCGCTTCATCCCCGAATACCGGGAGCGCGGCATGTGGGCGGAAATGCGCGGCATCCTGTTCGCCAGCCGGGTCTTCACGCTGCTGTCGTCGACGGCGGTGGCCGGGGTGGGACTGGCGGGGCTGTGGTGGTTTTCCCCGTCGCTCGAAAGCTACTACGTCGTGCCGTTCTATCTCGGCCTGATCTGCCTGCCGATGATCACCCTGTCCGATACCCTGCAGGGCATCTCGCGCGCCAACGCCTGGGCGCTGTCGGCGCTCTCGCCGACCTATCTCGTCCGTCCGATCCTGATCCTGCTGTTCATGGCGACCGCGCTGGCGCTGGGCTTTTCGCCCGACGCGAAGACGGCGATCACGGCGGCCATTCTCGCCACCTACGCCACCACGCTGTGGCAACTCGTGACGGTTTCGACGCGCGCCGACCAGCGGGCGGAACCCGGCCCGCGCCGCTATCTGCCGCGGGCGTGGATCGCGGTGTCGATGCCGATCTTCCTGGTCGAGGGGTTCTTCTTCCTGTTGACCAACGCCGACGTGCTGATGGTCGGCCGCTTCATGGCTCCCGACGACGTCGCGATCTACTATGCGGCCGTGAAGACGCTGGCGCTGGTGCATTTCGTCTATTTCGCGGTCAAGACCGGCGCCGCGCAGCGCTACGCCCGCATCTCGCACGGCAGCGGCGCGGAGGAACTGAGCGACTTCGCCCGCGAGACGGTGTCGTGGACCTTCTGGCCGTCGCTGTTCATGGCGTTGGTGGTGCTGGCGATCGGCGACCCGATGCTGCGGCTGTTCGGACCCGGCTTCGAGGCCGGCTACCCGCTGCTCTTCGTGCTGGTGATCGGCGTGGTGGCGCGTGCCGCCGTCGGACCGGCGGAAAGCCTTTTGACCATGACCGGCAACCAGAACGTCTGCGCCGTCGTCTTCGCGGTGACGCTGGCGCTCAACGTCGCCCTCAACTTCGCGCTCATCCCCTCCTACGGCCTGTGGGGGGCGGCGCTCGCCACCAGCCTGGCGATGGTCGTGGAGGCCTGCGCGCTGGCGCTGGTCGTGTGGAAGAAGCTCGGCATCGTCATGATGATATTCGTCCCAGCCCACCAGAACGGAAAATCCTGA
- a CDS encoding GNAT family N-acetyltransferase codes for MAAVPILEEASGSPSGAMIASLAGITTQPAEQAAAELTAAGGAQRRLAIYPASAGFDLVEELDFLCARTIEPNVFFNPRFMAPAMPRLEDREVRLAVIRDGDEQRNRLRFLAPFSVERPPVPLGVRIMRTWSSPFGPLGTPLVDRDDPVGVIDDLLSMLARPHLGLPKVLVVPEIRTAGPVAGLIRTVAMNRDLPVIETMKIERPFLESTLDGEEYLKASLRPHHYREFRRLKRRLAEIGRLEHHVARQPEEIRLATEEFLSLEASGWKGREGTAMVIDRFRAAFAREAIHRLSQQDLCRVHSLVLDGKTIASLIVFIEAGQAYTWKTAYDETYSTYSPGALLTIEMTKSHLEDPNIVATDSCAVPDHPVMSRLWSERREMGTLVIGLTPGSDKLARQAAGQLHLHKETRNFARIVRNRIKGLLSRR; via the coding sequence ATGGCGGCGGTCCCCATCCTCGAAGAAGCGAGCGGCAGCCCATCGGGCGCGATGATCGCGAGCCTGGCCGGCATCACGACGCAGCCGGCCGAGCAGGCGGCTGCGGAGCTGACCGCGGCCGGCGGCGCGCAACGGCGGCTGGCCATCTATCCGGCCTCGGCGGGTTTCGACCTCGTCGAGGAACTCGACTTCCTGTGCGCGCGCACCATCGAGCCCAACGTCTTCTTCAACCCGCGCTTCATGGCGCCCGCGATGCCGCGGCTCGAAGACCGGGAGGTGCGGTTGGCCGTCATCCGCGACGGCGACGAACAGAGGAACCGGCTGCGCTTCCTGGCGCCGTTCTCGGTCGAGCGGCCGCCGGTGCCGCTCGGCGTGCGCATCATGCGCACATGGTCGAGCCCGTTCGGGCCGCTCGGCACGCCGCTGGTCGACCGCGACGACCCGGTCGGCGTGATCGACGACCTTCTCTCCATGCTGGCGCGACCGCATCTGGGCCTGCCAAAGGTTCTGGTGGTGCCCGAGATCCGCACCGCCGGGCCGGTCGCGGGGCTGATCCGCACGGTGGCGATGAACCGCGACCTGCCGGTGATCGAGACGATGAAAATCGAACGGCCGTTCCTGGAGAGCACGCTCGACGGCGAGGAATACCTGAAGGCCTCGTTGCGCCCGCACCACTACCGCGAGTTCCGAAGACTGAAGCGCAGGCTGGCCGAAATCGGCAGGTTGGAACATCACGTCGCCCGCCAACCGGAGGAAATCCGCCTCGCGACGGAGGAATTCCTATCGCTCGAAGCGTCCGGCTGGAAGGGCCGGGAGGGCACGGCGATGGTAATCGACCGCTTCCGCGCCGCCTTCGCCCGCGAGGCGATCCACCGGCTTTCCCAGCAGGATCTCTGCCGCGTCCATTCGTTGGTGCTGGACGGCAAGACGATCGCCAGCCTGATCGTCTTCATCGAGGCGGGACAGGCCTACACGTGGAAGACGGCCTATGACGAGACCTACTCTACCTATTCGCCCGGCGCGCTGCTGACGATCGAGATGACGAAGAGCCATCTCGAGGACCCCAACATCGTCGCGACCGATTCCTGCGCGGTGCCCGACCATCCGGTGATGAGCCGGCTGTGGAGCGAGCGTCGCGAGATGGGCACGCTGGTGATCGGCCTCACGCCGGGTTCCGACAAGCTCGCCCGGCAGGCGGCGGGGCAGCTTCACCTGCACAAGGAGACGCGCAACTTCGCGCGCATCGTGCGCAACCGCATCAAGGGCCTGCTGTCGCGGCGCTGA
- a CDS encoding AMP-binding protein has protein sequence MLERRDSYEALRSDFRWSIPDRFNIGVAVSDAWAARDPGRIALLEDRPSGGPATLSFADLAERSNALANGLRAQGIRRGDRVALLLPQGFETAISHVAIYKLGAIAVPLALLFGVEALEYRLVTAGVRAIVTNASGNARISAIKGRLRDLETVVLVEGGDGDAIGFDRLIADHPVAFTPEDTAPDDPAMMIFTSGTTGPPKGAVHGHRVLLGHMPGTEMAHEFPPRPGDRFWTPADWAWAGGLLNVLLPALYLGLPVVSSRSEKFEPEAACDLMARMEVRNAFIPPTALRMMKSTVGIARRFPKTLRTIESAGEALGRETWEWARQELGITVNEIYGQTECNLVIGSCGALGVGKAGAIGKPVPGHDVGLIDAEGQPVATGTPGQIAIRRPDPVMFLGYWQSPEATEKKFIGDWMVTGDQGVADEDGYIHFFGRDDDVITSAGYRIGPGEIEDCLTGHEAVALAAAVGKPDPVRTEIVKAYVVLRDGVEPSAPLAEEIKSWVRERLSAHEYPREVAFVDSMPLTTTGKVIRRIFRDRARREAEG, from the coding sequence ATGCTCGAACGACGCGACAGCTACGAAGCCCTCCGCTCCGATTTCCGCTGGTCGATTCCCGACCGCTTCAACATCGGCGTCGCCGTATCCGACGCCTGGGCTGCGCGCGATCCCGGCCGCATCGCGCTTCTGGAGGACAGGCCCTCGGGCGGGCCGGCGACGCTCAGTTTCGCGGACCTGGCAGAGCGATCGAACGCACTGGCGAACGGGCTGAGAGCCCAGGGCATCCGCCGCGGCGACCGCGTGGCGCTGCTGCTGCCGCAGGGTTTCGAGACCGCGATCAGCCATGTCGCCATCTACAAGCTCGGCGCGATCGCCGTGCCGCTGGCGCTGCTCTTCGGCGTCGAGGCGCTGGAATACCGGCTGGTGACCGCCGGCGTGCGCGCCATCGTCACCAATGCATCGGGCAATGCCCGGATTTCCGCCATCAAGGGGCGCCTGCGGGACCTCGAGACGGTCGTGCTCGTGGAGGGCGGCGATGGCGATGCGATCGGCTTCGACCGCCTGATCGCCGACCATCCGGTCGCCTTCACGCCCGAGGACACCGCGCCCGACGATCCGGCGATGATGATCTTCACCTCCGGCACCACCGGCCCGCCCAAGGGCGCCGTGCACGGCCACCGTGTCCTGCTCGGCCACATGCCGGGCACCGAGATGGCGCACGAGTTTCCACCGCGGCCGGGCGACCGGTTCTGGACGCCGGCGGACTGGGCATGGGCGGGCGGGCTGCTCAACGTGCTCCTGCCGGCGCTCTATCTCGGCCTGCCGGTGGTGTCGTCGCGCTCGGAAAAGTTCGAACCCGAGGCCGCTTGCGATCTCATGGCCCGCATGGAGGTGCGCAACGCCTTCATCCCGCCGACCGCGCTCCGGATGATGAAATCGACCGTCGGCATCGCCAGACGCTTTCCCAAGACTTTGCGCACCATCGAGTCTGCCGGCGAGGCGCTCGGCCGCGAGACCTGGGAATGGGCGCGCCAGGAACTCGGCATCACCGTCAACGAGATCTACGGCCAGACAGAGTGCAATCTGGTCATCGGCTCCTGCGGCGCGCTGGGGGTCGGCAAAGCCGGAGCGATCGGCAAGCCGGTACCGGGCCACGACGTGGGTCTCATCGACGCCGAGGGGCAGCCGGTCGCGACCGGAACGCCGGGCCAGATCGCCATCCGCCGCCCCGACCCGGTGATGTTCCTGGGCTACTGGCAGAGCCCGGAGGCGACGGAGAAGAAGTTCATCGGCGACTGGATGGTCACCGGCGACCAGGGCGTCGCCGACGAGGACGGCTACATCCACTTCTTCGGGCGCGACGACGATGTCATCACCTCCGCCGGATACCGCATCGGCCCCGGCGAGATCGAGGACTGCCTGACCGGTCACGAGGCCGTGGCGCTCGCCGCCGCCGTCGGCAAGCCAGACCCGGTCAGGACCGAGATCGTCAAGGCCTACGTGGTGCTGAGGGATGGGGTGGAGCCGTCCGCCCCGCTCGCCGAGGAGATCAAGTCCTGGGTGCGCGAGCGGCTTTCCGCGCACGAATATCCGCGCGAGGTCGCCTTCGTCGATTCCATGCCGCTGACAACGACCGGCAAGGTCATCCGCCGCATCTTCCGCGACCGGGCGCGGCGCGAAGCGGAGGGCTGA